The Salvelinus sp. IW2-2015 linkage group LG34, ASM291031v2, whole genome shotgun sequence genome has a window encoding:
- the saraf gene encoding store-operated calcium entry-associated regulatory factor → MKGLLQIVLLFLSVAHIRSWNEAPGSVLLRDVQVLTLYKGKYTTARRSSAVPQLQCVGGSAGCGSFIPDVVQCKNKGWDGVDAQWECKTDMDNAYKFGQIEVSCEGFNHPDDSYILKGSCGLEYSLELTEEGKRRHKGGSHGSTGGFSDFASSFFKGSSDNNNQHHHSNNRQQSSTGEGNSSGLVVVALLLFLAYGVYKLFLSGPTNLGQDGQFPDNGSNTHNPHGPPPPGFKPDFTGSSSGYPGASGFPGSAGGYAGSAGYGANPGYGFRSGYSGQQQQQHFAGARAAGGTGNGFWTGMGTGGVLGYLFGSQRSQTPYTNTHSNYSAPRTPPTPAPSTGTRAASGFGGTKRR, encoded by the exons ATGAAGGGATTGCTTCAAATCGTTTTGCTTTTCCTCTCTGTAGCTCACATCAGAAGTTGGAATGAAG CTCCAGGTAGTGTTTTGCTCCGAGACGTGCAGGTACTCACCCTGTACAAGGGCAAGTACACCACTGCCAGACGCAGTAGCGCTGTACCTCAGCTGCAGTGTGTTGGAGGCTCAGCCGGCTGTGGATCCTTCATTCCTGATGTGGTTCAATGCAAAAACAAAGGCTGGGACGGAGTCGACGCGCAG TGGGAGTGCAAAACAGACATGGACAACGCCTACAAATTTGGTCAGATAGAGGTCAGCTGTGAGGGGTTCAACCATCCAGATGACTCCTACATACTGAAGGGCTCGTGTGGACTGGAGTACTCACTGGAGCTGACTGAGGAAGGCAAGAGGAGGCACAAGGGGGGCTCACACGGCTCAACAG GTGGCTTCAGTGACTTCGCTTCCAGCTTCTTCAAGGGTTCCTCAGACAACAACAACCAGCATCACCATAGcaacaacagacaacagagtTCTACAGGGGAAGGAAATTCCAGTGGGTTAGTGGTAGTCGCTCTGCTCTTGTTTCTGGCCTATGGTGTGTACAAGCTTTTCCTGAGTGGACCGACAAATCTAGGACAAGACGGGCAGTTCCCTGATAACGGCTCCAATACCCACAATCCCCATGGGCCACCACCTCCTGGATTCAAGCCAGACTTCACAG GTTCCTCTTCAGGTTACCCAGGTGCTTCCGGGTTCCCCGGTTCTGCCGGAGGATATGCTGGTTCTGCTGGCTACGGTGCCAACCCGGGGTACGGGTTCCGCAGTGGCTACAGCggacagcaacagcagcagcacttTGCAGGGGCCCGTGCTGCTGGAGGAACTGGGAATGGATTCTGGACTGGGATGGGGACTGGAGGAGTCCTCGGTTATCTGTTTGGGAGCCAAAG AAGCCAGACGCCGTACACAAACACCCACTCAAACTACTCTGCACCCAGAACACCACCGACCCCAGCCCCTAGCACCGGAACACGTGCTGCTTCAG GCTTTGGAGGGACCAAGAGAAGATAG